One Oryza brachyantha chromosome 3, ObraRS2, whole genome shotgun sequence DNA segment encodes these proteins:
- the LOC102720586 gene encoding protein WHAT'S THIS FACTOR 1, chloroplastic-like, with protein MRATCLRDCLTELLRGGGERQSRLCSPAQLSLARSMTRSRSVRQRSKKKRVHALEVAMERWKVLSKVLTVVDALKKEEEHVTPLKRLEILRPQLGLTKPHKVAHFVFRSPQLFEVCRDSRGVMWAGLSPQAEALVEEEARLLEEHSHLAAEYVTRLLMMSVDRRLAIDKIAHFRRDMGLPHDFRTRWVHMFPEQFRVVRLEDGDYLELVSWNPNWAVTELEKKAASLTGNATANSNANPPGELSLPFPMKFPPNFTSYYKFRGKAYHYVKTGNTKQFQKTTYLSPYAEARGLTPGSREFDKRAVAVMHEILNFTLEKRLVTDHLTHFRREFVMPQKLMRLLLKHYGIFYVSERGKRFSVFLTESYDGTELIEKCPLVRWKEKVLQLTDYRGRVKNIGKFAELSDSEDYLFGNDDNSGGTDSILDVKSEDSDDIMDDGALADDTEMDLRDLSDCCID; from the coding sequence ATGCGCGCCACGTGTTTGCGGGATTGCCTGACCGAGctgctccgcggcggcggagagcgcCAGAGCCGACTCTGCAGCCCCGCGCAGCTGTCGCTCGCGCGGAGCATGACGCGAAGCCGCAGCGTCAGGCAACGgagcaagaagaagagggtgcaCGCGCTCGAGGTGGCCATGGAGCGGTGGAAGGTGCTCTCCAAGGTGCTCACCGTCGTCGACGCGCtgaagaaggaggaggagcacgtcACCCCGCTCAAGCGCCTTGAGATCCTGCGCCCGCAGCTCGGGCTCACCAAGCCCCACAAGGTGGCCCACTTCGTGTTCCGCTCGCCCCAGCTCTTCGAGGTCTGCCGCGACAGCCGCGGCGTCATGTGGGCCGGCCTCTCGCCGCAGGCCGAGGCGCTCGTCGAAGAGGAGGCGCGGCTGCTGGAGGAGCACTCGCACTTGGCCGCCGAGTACGTCACGAGGCTGCTGATGATGTCTGTGGACCGTCGTCTGGCGATCGATAAGATTGCACATTTCAGGCGCGACATGGGCCTTCCTCATGATTTCCGGACACGATGGGTGCACATGTTCCCCGAGCAGTTCAGAGTGGTCAGGTTGGAGGACGGCGATTACCTGGAGCTTGTCTCTTGGAACCCAAACTGGGCAGTCACTGAGCTCGAGAAAAAGGCAGCTTCATTGACCGGCAATGCCACTGCTAACAGCAATGCAAATCCACCAGGAGAGCTCTCACTACCATTCCCAATGAAATtcccaccaaattttacaAGTTACTACAAATTCCGAGGAAAAGCTTATCATTATGTGAAAACAGGCAATACCAAGCAGTTTCAGAAGACAACATACCTATCTCCTTATGCAGAGGCAAGAGGATTGACTCCTGGCTCGCGGGAGTTTGACAAGAGGGCAGTTGCGGTAATGCACGAGATACTAAACTTCACATTGGAAAAGAGACTGGTGACCGATCACCTCACACATTTCCGTCGTGAGTTTGTAATGCCACAGAAGTTGATGAGGCTGCTTCTGAAGCATTATGGCATCTTTTATGTGTCTGAGAGGGGGAAGCGGTTTAGCGTATTCTTGACAGAGTCTTATGATGGGACAGAATTGATTGAGAAGTGCCCATTAGTGAGGTGGAAGGAAAAAGTCCTTCAACTTACCGATTACAGAGGGAGGGTCAAGAATATTGGTAAATTTGCTGAGTTGTCTGATTCAGAGGACTATTTGTTTGGTAATGATGATAACAGTGGTGGTACTGATTCTATACTGGATGTCAAAAGTGAAGATTCAGACGATATCATGGATGATGGCGCTCTTGCAGATGATACTGAAATGGATTTAAGGGATCTAAGTGATTGTTGCATAGACTGA
- the LOC102720507 gene encoding nuclear ribonuclease Z — translation MANSGNSSSSAAATSTTPPSPRPAPPGRQKAKTPPLTVEGYPVEGISIGGQETCVIFPTLSLAFDIGRCPQRAILQEFLFISHAHLDHIGGLPMYVATRGLYRQRPPTIFVPACLREPVERLFELHRSMDQSELRHNLVPLEIGEEYELRRDLKVKTFRTYHAIPSQGYVIYTVKQKLKQEYLGLPGSEIKRLKLSGVEITNTLTVPEIAFTGDTMADFILDPDNADVLKARILVLESTFVDDSVTIEHAREYGHTHLFEIVNQCDKLENKAIVLIHFSARYTAEEIDAAINKLPPSFRSRIHALKEGF, via the exons atggcaAACAGCGGcaactcgtcgtcgtcggcggcggccacctccaccacccctCCTTCTCCCCGGCCCGCTCCTCCGGGGAGGCAGAAGGCGAAgacgccgccgctcaccgTCGAGGGGTACCCCGTGGAGGGCATCTCCATCGGCGGGCAGGAGACGTGCGTCATCTTCCCGACGCTGAGCCTCGCCTTCGACATCGGCCGGTGCCCCCAGCGCGCCATCTTGCAGGAGTTCCTCTTCATCTCCCACGCCCACCTCGACCACATCGGCGGCCTCCCCATGTACGTGGCCACGCGGGGCCTGTACAGGCAGCGCCCGCCCACCATCTTCGTCCCCGCGTGCCTCAGGGAGCCCGTGGAGCGGCTCTTTGAGCTGCACCGCTCCATGGACCAGTCTGAGCTCAGGCACAACCTCGTCCCCCTTGAGATTGGGGAGGAGTATGAGCTCCGGAGGGACCTCAAGGTGAAGACCTTCAGGACCTACCACGCCATTCCCAGCCAG GGGTATGTGATATACACGGTGAAGCAGAAGCTCAAGCAGGAGTATCTTGGCCTCCCAGGGAGCGAGATCAAGCGGCTGAAGCTGTCGGGTGTGGAG ATTACGAATACATTGACGGTGCCTGAGATTGCTTTTACGGGAGATACAATGGCAGATTTCATTCTTGATCCTGATAATGCAGATGTGTTGAAGGCGAGAATTCTCGTCTTGGAG AGTACTTTTGTTGATGACTCTGTTACAATTGAGCATGCAAGAGAATATGGGCACACTCACCTGTTTGAG ATAGTGAATCAGTGCGACAAGCTTGAAAACAAAGCTATTGTGCTAATCCACTTTTCAGCCCGTTATACCGCAGAG GAAATTGATGCTGCAATCAATAAGTTGCCACCCTCTTTCAGAAGTAGGATTCATGCATTGAAGGAAGGTTTCTGA